GACCACGCCCGACGAAGCGCGCGCGCAGGTAGCCGGCGTGGCGGCGCAGCAGGTGGACGTCGCCAAGATCCGCGTTGATGACAACCTCGGCCTCGGCCCCAAGATGACGCCCGAGGTATATCGCGCGGTGATCAATGAGGCGCACGCGCGCAAACTGCGCCTGGCCGCGCACATGTACTACTTCGCCGACGCGGTCGACCTGCTAAACTCCGGCGCCGACTTCATGGCGCACAGTGTGCGCGACGTGGAGGTGAACGACGCCTTCGCCGCGTCACTCCGCGCGAAGAATGTGTGCTATACGCCAACGCTCATGCGCGAGGTGAGCACGTTCGTGTACGAAAGCACGCCGGCGTTCTTTACCGACTCACTGTTTCTGGCGCACGCGAACAAGGCGTGGATGGCCACCTTGCAGCAGCCGGAGCGGATGGAAGCCACGCGCACAAATGCGGCCGCGCAGCAGTACAAGAAGCAGTTGCCGGTGGCTATGCGGAATCTCAAACGACTCTCCGACGCCGGCGTGCGCATCGCCATGGGCACCGACACAGGGCCAATGGGTCGCTTTCAGGGCTACTTCGAACTGATGGAGCTCGAGATGATGGTCGAGGCGGGAATGACGCCGCGGGCGGTGCTGGCCGCGGCCACGCGTGATGCCGCACGCTGCATGCAGATCGACCGTGAGTTCGGCACGCTGGAACCCGGGAAGTGGGCGGACTTCGTGGTGCTCACCGCGAGTCCGCTCGAGAACATATCGAATGTGCGCAAGCAGCACTCGGTGTGGATCGGCGGCAAGCGCGTAGGCGGCTAGGCGAGGGGGCCCGCATTCAAGAGGCGTTCAAGGGGTCAGCGTTGAAGGGGTGGGGTGGGGTTTGATGTTGGGGTAAACGACGAAGGGCCCCCGGGAGGCGCGGTTACGCCCCCCGGTAGGCCG
This DNA window, taken from Gemmatimonas sp., encodes the following:
- a CDS encoding amidohydrolase family protein; this encodes MFRRLAPSAAALLVLALSPVVAIGAQSSTGATTAFTGATLIDGTDRAPITNATLLVRDGRVVAAGASARVTIPAGAARVSLAGKVIMPGIINSHGHASSAGDLATYAAYGVTTLYSLGGEPADVFAARESQRTAQRSGAPLSPLVARVFVAGPVLTPTTPDEARAQVAGVAAQQVDVAKIRVDDNLGLGPKMTPEVYRAVINEAHARKLRLAAHMYYFADAVDLLNSGADFMAHSVRDVEVNDAFAASLRAKNVCYTPTLMREVSTFVYESTPAFFTDSLFLAHANKAWMATLQQPERMEATRTNAAAQQYKKQLPVAMRNLKRLSDAGVRIAMGTDTGPMGRFQGYFELMELEMMVEAGMTPRAVLAAATRDAARCMQIDREFGTLEPGKWADFVVLTASPLENISNVRKQHSVWIGGKRVGG